The Longimicrobiales bacterium genome contains the following window.
AGGACTAGGGGTGGGCCCGCGGGTTTTGATGGGGTCGCGACCCTGGCAAGATGCCGTGCAGGGGGTCAAACCGCGAGCGCCCCCACAACTGTGTCACAGATGCGTCGAGGCCCACCGAAGTCCCAAAAGTCGCTCCAAATCAGGTGCGCTACCAGACTGCGCCGCTACAGCCGCAACAGCATCTCTTTGAAGCGCTCAAACACGCCGGCTGCCTCATCTCTCATGCTCCCTTCAGCAAGGCGCCCAAAGCGCCTCTCCACATTCACGAGCACCTGCATCCCCGCGGAAATGGAAGGGCCATTCCACCCCGATCTGCTCTATGCGTTTTCCGCGCAACGTCTCAAGCACCGCAGCGACGGCCACGTAGTCCAACACCGGAGAGCCTTCCGGCGGGAAACCAATCACCTCGATCGTGATGGCCCTCTGCACCACTGACATCATCCTCTTTAAGGCCACCAACATGAAGTCCCGAGTCTCCGTCGGCGTCACAGTGATCAAGCCGTCAATCTCGTCCTGAGAACCATCGATTACTACTGTTGTCGCGCCAGTCACCGACCAGTGCATTTCGACCGATGCCTCTAGAGCGCTGCGTTGAGACGGACGACGCGATCTTGCATAGAAACGCTAGCGGCCCGCAGCCTTTCGTCCGGCTTCAACCGTCGCAAAGCCCGAGTCGCCCCACCCCATCACGTGCACGCTGAAACCCTGCTCCATGCGCATCGCGATGTCGGAGGCGTTAGAGGGGAATCCGCACTCGAGATCGTTCTCCTTGCAGGCAGACAACACCGACTGAATCGCGTGCTCCCAGCCGTTCTGGTTCTGTACGCGCTCGCCCTCGGCGTTCTGCGACGAGAAGATGCCCCGGAGCGTCCCAGCTCCCGGCCACAGCACGCCGATCCCTGGCACGGCCGCAATCTCGGCCAGGTTCGCGAGCCCCGCGTGGCTCTCGACAATGACCCATAGAATGAGTTCACCGTCTGGGTTGAGCGGCCACACATCTGCCTTGGCGCGATACTCGGCTTCGCTCACGCCCCAATAGGCAGGAGCGTTTCCGACGCGGTCCGGACGCGTGCCGCCGTTCGATTCATATCGCATGGCGGCCACGGCCTGCCGAACCTCTTCCGCAGACTCGACCTTCACCGCCATGAGCGTGCTCGCTCCGGCGTCCAACTGCTTCGCGATGGCGTCCCGTGCACCCGCATAGTCCGTGCCGACCTCCTGCATTTTCACGACAAGAGGATTCGTTCGCGTTGATGCGCCAGCACCGCTCATCGCGGAGACGAAGCTGTTGAACGCAGGCAGGCCACGATCCACACCGCCCTCCATCGAACCATCGAAGACGAAGTCACTCATCGTATACGCGAGCGTCTCCTCAGCGAGTTGGGCCGGCGTCTTCACCGGACCGGCAGGCGCACCCCTTCGCCCCGCACTCGCCCGGGGCGCATACATCCCGAACACCGGCATACCCGCCTCGTGTAGCGCGATCATGGGATTCAGTCGATCCGAGCTCTGGGCCGCTGCAGGTGCGGCGTCCGCCGCGAATACCAAAGCCACGACGCCTAATGTGAGCATGAACCGCATACCGCTTCCTCCTCCGGAGAACCACACGACACTGCTGAAGGACGCCACGGTAGATCGGAGGCCGTATGCCAGCAAGGACAGGTCCTCCCTCGGCAGACCTTCCGCGCCACGGCGCGGCATGACATCGTTGGTACTCTACATCCCGCAGAGCGACCTCTCGATGTTCCACTCCGACTCCCTCCCCTTCATCATCAAGAGGGGCTCCGACGTCTTCTCCGGCGAGGGAATGACGAGCACGGTTGAGACCGTCCACGGCCTACTTCGGCCCGAGAACGACGAACTCAAGATCCAGTGGCGGCTGGTACGGAAGACCGAGCACATGGGCTCCGAAATGCGCTCTGACCAAGAGGTAGAGCCTGTGCGCGAGATCGTGGTCTCGCTGAGCAGGGTCGCTGGAGCCATCGTTCGCCGCCGGTGGTGGCTCGACTGGGCCACCGGGCCCCGCCTGGTCCTGACTGCATCCGACCTGGGCGCATTCGAGGAACTCGCCGGCCATGACGGCCTGAGCCTGGACCACCCCGCAGAGGTCGTGCTGCGTCTGAGACGCTCTGACGCCTTGGCGGGCCGTGAGTTTGGTGCCGAGTTGGCGCTCGCCAAAGCCGAATACGACTTGGCGGCGGCAGAGCGGCGAGGGTTAGTCGTCTCTGAGGTCAGCGTCAGCGCGGAACGGTGCTTCAGTGTCACTAGTAGAAGACAATTGATAATTAACGCCCGCACGCTTCCCGCCATCCAACCGTCATGAAAACGATACTTAGCCTTTGCCTGTTGCTCGTCCCCGTCGGCTTGGCCGCTCAAGAGGGAAGCGTCACCTACGACCACACGGTGGTCTATGGCTTCGCGAATCCCGACGCCCGGCCTGCTCGAAGCGATAGCGCTCAGGCCGGTCGCGAGGGACGAGGTGGCGAAGGCCAGCAGCGGGCCCGGAGTGCCGACGGTGGTGGTGGCGGTGGACGAATGAGCGCACGTGCCGGCGGGGCGAGCTTCAGGATGCCTGAAGGCATGCCGACCAACAGCTTCGCCTCGGTGGTTTTGCGCTTCAACTCCTCCGAATCCGTTATGACTCAGGCTGAAGTGGTAGAAGAAGAAGAGGCCGCCGGCGGATCGGAGATGGACCGACGCATGGCATTGTTCGCCGACCGCATCAAAATGGGGTCGCCAGTACGCAGCGATCAGGAAACACTGCTCGGGGCTTATGCCAACAACACCGACGGCACGCTCGTCGAGGAACTCGAATTCATGGGGCGTACGTTCCGGATCACCGGCACCCTACCCGGATACGCTTGGCGGCTCGTCGCAGAGCAGAGCGACTTCATGGGCTACATGGTCCAAAAGGCCGAGACCGAACACGAAGGGAGAACCATCGAAGCCTGGTTCACCCCACAAATTCCGGTCTCGGCAGGCCCGGGACAGTACGGAGGGCTCCCGGGAATGATCCTAGTCCTCTCCGTCAACCGTGGGGAAGAACTGTACTCCGCGACATCGATCGATTTGGGCCAACTCGAAACCGGAATCGCACCACCTGAAGACGGTGATGAGATCACGCGCGAAGAGTACGAAGTGATGGTTGAAGAGAAACTCGAAGAGCTGCGCACTTCGCGCGGCCGCGGCCGCATACGGCGCATCGGATGACACATATGAACAAGCACTTCTTATTCCGGAACAGTCTGGTTTTCGGACTGGCACTGCTCGGATCGCTCGTGGCTACGCCGGCGGACGCCCAAGAGGAGTACGCCGTAGCCGGCGTCGTCGCGGATTCGGCTGGCGCCAAGCTCAATGGCGCGATGGTCGTGGCGCTGTCGCTTCCGGATTCGGTACTGAGGAAATTCTCACTGTCGAACGGGGACGGTGCGTTCACACTGACGCGGCTCACCCAGGGTGACTACGTGCTCCAGGTCAGCATGGTCGGTCGCCAGACCGTCCGGCATGACATCACGATCACGGACAGGAACGTCAACGCAGGCACGATTGAAGTCGATGTGCTCGCGGTGGAAATGGAAGCGCTCGTGGTCAGTGTCGACCATGTGCCCTTCGTGAATCGGCGGGACACGATGGACTACAACGCACTCGCATTCGAGACCAGACCTCAAGCCACCGTAGAAGACCTGCTCGCGAGGCTTCCCGGTGTGGAGATCGCCGAAGACGGATCCATCACCGCCCAAGGCGAGGAAGTGCAAAACGTCCTCGTAGAAGGCAAAGAGTTCTTCGGTACTGACCCGACGATCGCGACCCGTAATCTTCCTGCGGACGCCGTCGAACGAATCCAGATCTACGACAAACAGTCGGACATGGCAGAGTTCACAGGGATCGCAGATGGACAAGAAGAGCGGACGATCAATCTCGAACTGAAGGACGGAGCTAAGAGCAGCTACTTCGGCAACGTGGTCGGTTCTTTGGGTGGTGGCTCCGAAGCCGTCACGATTGCTTCCGCAACAGGTGGCGACGGGCTGCGCTACAACGAAAGCGTGAACATCAGCAAGTTCACGCCTACCACTCAGCTCGCCATTCTCGGCGGGGTCAACAACGTGAACCAAACCGGGTTCCACGTGCAGGGTGCGAGCTTCGCAGGAGGCGGCGGGCGTGGAGGTGGCGGGCCGACCCGTTTGGGTGGCGGCGGCAACAATGGCTTTACTGACGCCCTGTCCGTCGGCATAAACGCGAGTCACGACTTCGCGGACGACGACTGGCTGCGAACGAGCTACTTCCTCTCCCAGGTCGACAACGCTCAGAACAGCGAGACGTTGCAGCAACTGCTTCTGGGCTCTCAGATGTCCTCGCTTTCAGACCAGACCAGCAACCAGACCGCGTATCAGCTCTCTCACCGTTTCAACGCAAACGCGCAGAAGACCTTCTCCCAAGGCCACGACATGCGCTTCCGGGGGACACTGAACCTGGGTTCTTCGGACGCCACGAGCTTCGGAACGCAGTCGACGACTGCGGCTGACGGAAGGCTGTTGAACACCGCGGTCACCAACTACATCGGGAACAACAGCAGCCTCACCGGTAACGCGCGCCTCACGTGGCGGAAGCGGATCAACGAAGATGGGAGAAGCATCGTTGCCGAGGCTTGGACCAACATCAGCGACCCAGAAGAGTTCACCGATCTCACATCGACCATCGGCTCCTACGGCCGTGGCGACGTGCTGACGAACCAAGAGATCGCCCAGGAACAGTCACAAACCGGCCGCACACTCGGGTACTC
Protein-coding sequences here:
- a CDS encoding aldolase/citrate lyase family protein, with amino-acid sequence MPRRGAEGLPREDLSLLAYGLRSTVASFSSVVWFSGGGSGMRFMLTLGVVALVFAADAAPAAAQSSDRLNPMIALHEAGMPVFGMYAPRASAGRRGAPAGPVKTPAQLAEETLAYTMSDFVFDGSMEGGVDRGLPAFNSFVSAMSGAGASTRTNPLVVKMQEVGTDYAGARDAIAKQLDAGASTLMAVKVESAEEVRQAVAAMRYESNGGTRPDRVGNAPAYWGVSEAEYRAKADVWPLNPDGELILWVIVESHAGLANLAEIAAVPGIGVLWPGAGTLRGIFSSQNAEGERVQNQNGWEHAIQSVLSACKENDLECGFPSNASDIAMRMEQGFSVHVMGWGDSGFATVEAGRKAAGR
- a CDS encoding GLPGLI family protein, coding for MKTILSLCLLLVPVGLAAQEGSVTYDHTVVYGFANPDARPARSDSAQAGREGRGGEGQQRARSADGGGGGGRMSARAGGASFRMPEGMPTNSFASVVLRFNSSESVMTQAEVVEEEEAAGGSEMDRRMALFADRIKMGSPVRSDQETLLGAYANNTDGTLVEELEFMGRTFRITGTLPGYAWRLVAEQSDFMGYMVQKAETEHEGRTIEAWFTPQIPVSAGPGQYGGLPGMILVLSVNRGEELYSATSIDLGQLETGIAPPEDGDEITREEYEVMVEEKLEELRTSRGRGRIRRIG
- a CDS encoding TonB-dependent receptor, whose amino-acid sequence is MNKHFLFRNSLVFGLALLGSLVATPADAQEEYAVAGVVADSAGAKLNGAMVVALSLPDSVLRKFSLSNGDGAFTLTRLTQGDYVLQVSMVGRQTVRHDITITDRNVNAGTIEVDVLAVEMEALVVSVDHVPFVNRRDTMDYNALAFETRPQATVEDLLARLPGVEIAEDGSITAQGEEVQNVLVEGKEFFGTDPTIATRNLPADAVERIQIYDKQSDMAEFTGIADGQEERTINLELKDGAKSSYFGNVVGSLGGGSEAVTIASATGGDGLRYNESVNISKFTPTTQLAILGGVNNVNQTGFHVQGASFAGGGGRGGGGPTRLGGGGNNGFTDALSVGINASHDFADDDWLRTSYFLSQVDNAQNSETLQQLLLGSQMSSLSDQTSNQTAYQLSHRFNANAQKTFSQGHDMRFRGTLNLGSSDATSFGTQSTTAADGRLLNTAVTNYIGNNSSLTGNARLTWRKRINEDGRSIVAEAWTNISDPEEFTDLTSTIGSYGRGDVLTNQEIAQEQSQTGRTLGYSQRLAITEPLGGGKVLELFGQRSATNEDRNESVHDIVAGVPVFNAAQSSAFERSYSYLRGGFRFSRNADDKRFVLGVEVQGSNLDGTILNRDETITNGYTHVLPSLDYRVQFDQGKNLTVRYTTSTREPSLTQLQPYSNNTNPLNLYIGNPDLTPEYTHRLRADYRSFDQFTFLNFFTFGSISYTNDQIVTARTVNENAVQTRTPINATDGWGATGGATLGTPIRRIGAEINVSYNANYSTGTEFVNGEENISKILRHTVDLSMENRDKEVFEIRAGGRFTFNNVDYSINQDFAQDYLNRTLYANGSLYFGDGWTLESRLNYQFFDQEIFGEGQNVAALQASLSRFVMNDRAQIKFVAMDLLNQNQGVSLTNTSAYIQESRVQTLGRYVMLSMSWQLGPQRGGAAGRFSGMHRGSGD